The following coding sequences are from one Triticum dicoccoides isolate Atlit2015 ecotype Zavitan chromosome 4A, WEW_v2.0, whole genome shotgun sequence window:
- the LOC119284744 gene encoding uncharacterized protein LOC119284744 has protein sequence MNFLYRAAQPELPRIPEQQGVLKTLEGLIADDPLRISAVAEDDEAASNGAGEIGGDTAATSPSASSDSKSTAPAGKHSDVSQDEGWITIPNKELPGDWSEVSDMLQLRPLDRPFLFPGEQVHILACLSASKQDMTCISPFRIAAVMSKSGNSPRHPTNKSSSVSENGDANGTAGENSSHGVEDNMESVELNDKVSSPSKQDILETESLLRMEDHKEQIETVLQKFKRSNFFVRIAESDEPLWSKKRVAATKTADEQLYSDSQGNNTVSRSTAYNTISDKGVFDGSTSGGVARDTVRCYALQNGDIVVVLQVNVGVSNMVDPVLEVLQFEKCTSSNYMRENLVNGLPNGYEDPCQELLSWLLPLDRTLPPPRSLSPPTLNPSISHKQSFSASGSQIFSLSHFRSYSMPSSSFALAQLPNIRSPPISENQEFVPEKPAKTPDVINDGQLSFRGVPLEPERYSVRCGLEGVYLPGKRWSRKVEIIQPIEVHSFSAKCTAENLLCVLIKNIAPRHVQDIVVFIDAITVVFEEASKGGSPLSLPIASIEVGHGHSLPNLSLRRGEEHSFILKPAIMSSRDRRINSDVPLTLSLPKMSGAATNTSTPRVSELSAGLTDQYAVLISYRCNYTESKLFFKQATSWQPCAASDLMISVSSELSLRNPSPSARVPQLPVQVLTLEATNMTSENLTLTVLAPEASGSSSVVSLNSAPTTPDGSYYNLNEPMRRSGLGKHGTGFRRLNSVVVGSPKESDNGGNRMSTSAGCTHLWLQSAVPLGCVPARSSTTVKLELLPLTDGIITLDTLQITIKEKGLTYIPEHSLEIHASSAISAGRS, from the exons ATGAATTTCCTCTACCGGGCCGCGCAGCCCGAGCTGCCGCGGATCCCCGAGCAGCAGGGGGTCCTCAAGACCCTGGAGGGCCTCATCGCCGACGATCCGCTCCGCATCTCCGCCGTGGCGGAAGACGACGAAGCTGCCAGCAACGGAGCCGGGGAGATCGGCGGCGACACCGCTGCTACCTCTCCCTCCGCTTCTTCAGATTCGAAAAGTACAGCTCCGGCCGGGAAGCACAGCGACGTTTCCCAGGACGAAGGGTGGATCACGATTCCCAACA AGGAGCTTCCTGGGGATTGGAGTGAGGTTTCGGACATGCTGCAGCTGCGGCCTTTGGATCGCCCCTTCCTTTTTCCTG GCGAGCAGGTCCATATACTGGCGTGCCTATCAGCCTCTAAGCAAGATATGACCTGCATATCTCCGTTTAGAATTGCTGCCGTGATGTCTAAGAGTGGAAATTCGCCGCGGCACCCCACAAATAAATCTAGCTCTGTCAGTGAGAATGGGGATGCCAATGGAACAGCCGGAGAAAATAGTTCTCACGGTGTCGAGGATAACATGGAGAGTGTTGAACTCAATGACAAAGTATCTTCTCCTTCAAAACAAGATATCCTGGAGACTGAATCCCTCCTTCGGATGGAAGATCACAAAGAGCAAATAGAAACCGTGCTGCAAAAATTCAAAAGATCTAACTTTTTTGTCCGAATCGCGGAGTCAGATGAACCTCTCTGGTCCAAGAAAAGAGTAGCTGCAACTAAGACGGCAGATGAACAATTATATTCGGATAGCCAGGGAAATAACACAGTTTCAAGGAGTACTGCTTACAATACCATTTCTGATAAAGGAGTTTTTGATGGTAGCACATCCGGAGGAGTCGCTCGGGATACTGTAAGGTGCTATGCTCTGCAGAATGGAGACATCGTG GTTGTTTTGCAAGTGAATGTTGGTGTTAGCAATATGGTAGATCCAGTGCTTGAAGTTCTTCAATTTGAGAAGTGTACATCAAGCAATTATATGCGTGAGAATCTTGTAAACGGGCTTCCTAATGGTTATGAGGATCCTTGTCAGGAGCTGCTTAGCTGGTTGCTCCCTTTAGATCGCACACTACCTCCTCCTCGTTCTTTATCACCTCCTACTCTCAATCCCAGTATATCACACAAGCAATCTTTTTCTGCTTCTGGGTCTCAAATATTTTCGTTAAGTCATTTCAGAAGCTATTCAATGCCTTCATCCTCCTTTGCCCTTGCCCAGCTTCCCAACATAAGATCACCCCCAATATCTGAAAATCAAGAATTTGTGCCTGAAAAGCCTGCAAAAACACCTGATGTTATAAATGATGGGCAGCTTTCCTTTAGAGGAGTTCCTTTGGAGCCTGAACGGTATTCTGTACGCTGTGGTCTAGAAGGTGTATATCTACCAGGGAAAAGATGGTCAAGAAAAGTTGAAATAATTCAACCAATTGAAGTTCATTCTTTTTCTGCCAAATGTACTGCAGAAAATCTTCTTTGTGTCTTAATAAAG AACATTGCTCCACGGCATGTGCAAGACATAGTTGTATTCATAGATGCAATTACTGTTGTCTTTGAGGAGGCATCCAAAGGAGGTTCTCCTTTATCTCTACCAATTGCCAGTATTGAGGTCGGACATGGTCACAGTTTACCAAATCTGTCACTCAG GCGGGGTGAAGAACACTCGTTTATTTTGAAGCCAGCAATTATGTCCTCCAGGGATCGGAGGATCAACAGTGATGTACCTCTGACTTTGTCACTCCCAAAGATGAGTGGAGCTGCCACAAATACTTCCACGCCTAGGGTTAGCGAGCTCAGCGCTGGTCTTACCGATCAGTATGCTGTACTTATATCATATCGCTGCAATTATACAG AATCAAAACTTTTCTTCAAGCAAGCCACAAGCTGGCAACCCTGTGCAGCTAGTGATCTTATGATCTCTGTGTCTTCTGAACTGTCATTACGAAATCCTAGCCCGAGTGCTCGAGTTCCTCAACTCCCCGTGCAG GTCTTAACCCTTGAAGCTACTAATATGACTTCAGAAAACCTCACATTAACTGTTCTTGCTCCAGAAGCATCTGGTTCTTCTTCAGTTGTATCATTGAACTCAGCTCCAACCACACCAGATGGTTCTTATTATAATCTTAATGAGCCTATGAGAAGGTCTGGCTTGGGAAAACATGGAACTGGTTTTCGGAGACTGAATTCAGTTGTTGTCGGATCTCCAAAAGAAAGTGACAATGGAGGAAATAGAATGAGCACTTCAGCAGGCTGTACTCATTTGTGGTTGCAGAGTGCAGTTCCCCTAGG GTGTGTTCCTGCACGGTCAAGCACCACTGTCAAGCTCGAGCTACTCCCGTTAACAGACGGGATCATTACACTAGATACATTGCAAATAACCATAAAGGAGAAAG GTCTTACGTACATACCGGAGCACTCCTTGGAGATACACGCATCGTCTGCCATCTCAGCAGGAAGGTCATAG
- the LOC119284743 gene encoding putative ribosomal large subunit pseudouridine synthase SVR1, chloroplastic isoform X2: protein MALATAAAAAAISIHPFLSRPASVLRCGRRVPPLLLLRATSSASSASDFNITFAEPAPAPSKRSPGGPSAQPLVPWIARGADGKPSLHTSPPPDVLQAVAAAEAEAKRAAKRGQRQGPAADAPVASVRVKEKKASPTAPPKFSKAARRFYNENIKEHEPQRLAKVLAAAGVASRRTSEELIFQGKVTVNGSVCTAPQTKVDISKDSIYVNGNRISKKLPPKLYFAVNKPKGYICSSGEEKSVISLLDDYLKGWNKLQPGVPKPRLFTVGRLDVATTGLIIVTNDGNFVILARQYLGISSLAIQGLKLAALLSGEFAQKVSHPSSNITKEYVVTIDGAVHKKHLVAISGGTVIDGVKVVPDLVEPLDAQADTKRTRLKIVVHEGRNHEVRELVQNAGLKVYALKRVRIGRFRLPSDLG, encoded by the exons atggccctcgccaccgccgcggccgccgcggccATCTCCATCCACCCATTCCTCAGCCGCCCGGCCAGCGTGCTCCGGTGCGGCCGCCGCGTcccgccgctcctcctcctccgcgctacctcctcggcctcctccgccTCGGACTTCAACATCACCTTCGCGGAGCCCGCGCCCGCCCCGTCCAAGCGCTCGCCCGGCGGCCCGTCCGCGCAGCCGCTGGTTCCGTGGATCGCGCGCGGGGCCGACGGCAAGCCATCCCTCcacacctcgccgccgccggacgtcCTCCAGGCCGTCGCCGccgcggaggcggaggccaagaggGCCGCCAAGAGGGGCCAGAGGCAGGGCCCCGCCGCCGACGCCCCCGTCGCCAGCGTCAGGGTCAAGGAGAAGAAGGCCTCCCCGACCGCGCCGCCCAAGTTCTCCAAGGCGGCCAGAAGGTTCTACAACGAGAATATCAAGGAGCACGAGCCGCAGCGCCTCGCCAAGGTCCTCGCCGCCGCAGGAG TGGCCTCAAGAAGGACCAGCGAGGAGCTCATCTTCCAAGGGAAGGTGACTGTCAATGGTTCTGTCTGCACTGCTCCCCAG ACCAAAGTAGACATCTCAAAGGATTCTATCTACGTTAACGGGAATCGCATTTCCAAGAAGCTGCCTCCAAAGCTCTATTTTGCTGTGAACAAGCCAAAAGG GTATATTTGCTCGTCTGGTGAAGAGAAGTCTGTTATCTCCTTATTGGATGACTATTTGAAAGGATGG AACAAACTTCAGCCAGGAGTACCAAAACCCCGCTTGTTTACTGTGGGTCGTCTTGATGTTGCCACAACTGGTTTGATAATAGTTACAAATGATGGTAATTTTGTCATACTTGCTAGACAATACTTAGGAATCAGCAGTTTAGCCATCCAAGGCCTAAAGTTAGCTGCTCTCCTTTCAGGTGAATTTGCCCAGAAAGTCTCACACCCTTCTTCAAACATAACAAAGGA ATATGTAGTAACTATAGATGGAGCAGTGCACAAGAAACACCTTGTAGCTATCAGCGGAGGAACAGTAATTGATGGTGTTAAGGTTGTTCCTGATTTAGTAGAGCCACTGGATGCCCAAGCTGACACAAAAAGGACGCGACTTAAAATAGTG GTTCATGAAGGAAGAAACCACGAAGTTCGTGAACTTGTGCAGAATGCAGGACTAAAG GTCTACGCTTTGAAACGTGTTCGGATAGGCAGGTTCCGCCTCCCATCAGACCTGGGGTAA
- the LOC119283378 gene encoding uncharacterized protein LOC119283378, protein SAALSSSLPRSLASRRPLSSPLRGGGRPRSSRRCRPGSRLRARARKGEPEDLYGPYPWEQPLDLSTGFDIEWVQEDKITLFTSDGLVQIGGNMVPRRVTASEKRQQKGKGKPRRFQESSYMDPNQSLCLGALFNIAATNGLDMGRRLCIFGFCRSIEMLSDVVEDTVLEHGGEIVTAEKASSDGLQEKLTMSVAVPLLWGVPPASETLHVAVRSGGGIVDKIYWQWDLF, encoded by the exons TCcgccgccctctcctcctccctcccgcGCTCGCTGGCGTCCAGGAGGCCCCTCTCCTCCCCGCTCCGCGGCGGCGGGAGGCCCCGGTCCTCGCGCCGCTGCCGCCCCGGGTCGCGGCTGCGCGCCCGGGCGAGGAAGGGCGAGCCCGAGGACCTCTACGGGCCCTACCCGTGGGAGCAGCCCCTGGATCTCTCCACCGGGTTCG ATATCGAGTGGGTGCAAGAGGATAAAATCACGCTCTTCACTTCCGATGGGCTGGTTCAGATAGGCGGTAACATGGTGCCTCGTCGAGTCACCGCCTCCGAG AAGAGGCAACAAAAGGGAAAAGGCAAACCCCGCCGGTTTCAGGAGAGCTCTTACATGGATCCAAATCAAAGTCTTTGCCTTGGAGCACTGTTTAACATAGCAGCTACAAAT GGCCTGGACATGGGTAGAAGATTATGCATCTTTGGCTTTTGTCGGTCTATTGAAATGCTAAGCGATGTGGTGGAAGATACCGTCTTGGAGCATGGTGGCGAG ATTGTCACTGCAGAGAAGGCGAGCAGTGACGGCCTTCAGGAGAAGCTGACCATGTCGGTGGCTGTTCCGTTGCTGTGGGGTGTCCCTCCGGCATCGGAGACCCTCCATGTGGCCGTGCGGAGCGGCGGAGGCATCGTGGACAAGATCTACTGGCAGTGGGACCTGTTCTAA
- the LOC119284743 gene encoding putative ribosomal large subunit pseudouridine synthase SVR1, chloroplastic isoform X1 — translation MALATAAAAAAISIHPFLSRPASVLRCGRRVPPLLLLRATSSASSASDFNITFAEPAPAPSKRSPGGPSAQPLVPWIARGADGKPSLHTSPPPDVLQAVAAAEAEAKRAAKRGQRQGPAADAPVASVRVKEKKASPTAPPKFSKAARRFYNENIKEHEPQRLAKVLAAAGVASRRTSEELIFQGKVTVNGSVCTAPQTKVDISKDSIYVNGNRISKKLPPKLYFAVNKPKGYICSSGEEKSVISLLDDYLKGWNKLQPGVPKPRLFTVGRLDVATTGLIIVTNDGNFVILARQYLGISSLAIQGLKLAALLSGEFAQKVSHPSSNITKEYVVTIDGAVHKKHLVAISGGTVIDGVKVVPDLVEPLDAQADTKRTRLKIVVHEGRNHEVRELVQNAGLKVYALKRVRIGRFRLPSDLGIGKMVELKEADIKALDGNS, via the exons atggccctcgccaccgccgcggccgccgcggccATCTCCATCCACCCATTCCTCAGCCGCCCGGCCAGCGTGCTCCGGTGCGGCCGCCGCGTcccgccgctcctcctcctccgcgctacctcctcggcctcctccgccTCGGACTTCAACATCACCTTCGCGGAGCCCGCGCCCGCCCCGTCCAAGCGCTCGCCCGGCGGCCCGTCCGCGCAGCCGCTGGTTCCGTGGATCGCGCGCGGGGCCGACGGCAAGCCATCCCTCcacacctcgccgccgccggacgtcCTCCAGGCCGTCGCCGccgcggaggcggaggccaagaggGCCGCCAAGAGGGGCCAGAGGCAGGGCCCCGCCGCCGACGCCCCCGTCGCCAGCGTCAGGGTCAAGGAGAAGAAGGCCTCCCCGACCGCGCCGCCCAAGTTCTCCAAGGCGGCCAGAAGGTTCTACAACGAGAATATCAAGGAGCACGAGCCGCAGCGCCTCGCCAAGGTCCTCGCCGCCGCAGGAG TGGCCTCAAGAAGGACCAGCGAGGAGCTCATCTTCCAAGGGAAGGTGACTGTCAATGGTTCTGTCTGCACTGCTCCCCAG ACCAAAGTAGACATCTCAAAGGATTCTATCTACGTTAACGGGAATCGCATTTCCAAGAAGCTGCCTCCAAAGCTCTATTTTGCTGTGAACAAGCCAAAAGG GTATATTTGCTCGTCTGGTGAAGAGAAGTCTGTTATCTCCTTATTGGATGACTATTTGAAAGGATGG AACAAACTTCAGCCAGGAGTACCAAAACCCCGCTTGTTTACTGTGGGTCGTCTTGATGTTGCCACAACTGGTTTGATAATAGTTACAAATGATGGTAATTTTGTCATACTTGCTAGACAATACTTAGGAATCAGCAGTTTAGCCATCCAAGGCCTAAAGTTAGCTGCTCTCCTTTCAGGTGAATTTGCCCAGAAAGTCTCACACCCTTCTTCAAACATAACAAAGGA ATATGTAGTAACTATAGATGGAGCAGTGCACAAGAAACACCTTGTAGCTATCAGCGGAGGAACAGTAATTGATGGTGTTAAGGTTGTTCCTGATTTAGTAGAGCCACTGGATGCCCAAGCTGACACAAAAAGGACGCGACTTAAAATAGTG GTTCATGAAGGAAGAAACCACGAAGTTCGTGAACTTGTGCAGAATGCAGGACTAAAG GTCTACGCTTTGAAACGTGTTCGGATAGGCAGGTTCCGCCTCCCATCAGACCTGGG AATTGGGAAGATGGTTGAACTTAAAGAAGCTGACATCAAGGCACTAGATGGCAACAGCTAG
- the LOC119288607 gene encoding uncharacterized protein At5g01610-like → MATYPLLLLLLLGAVAVAASSASAEDTPTAYEMLERYDFPRGILPEGVEGYELGPDGGFEVYFPRECEFLLAKQWLVRYDARIAGAVTAGRLAALEGVHVKVLFLWLPVAEVDRAGDRLSFYVGPVSTSFPLSSFASSPHCRGYDAVAAAVS, encoded by the coding sequence ATGGCCACCTACcccctactcctcctcctcctcctcggcgccgTCGCCGTAGCCGCGTCGTCGGCGTCCGCGGAGGACACCCCAACGGCGTACGAGATGCTGGAGCGGTACGACTTCCCGcggggcatcctgccggagggggtggaggggtacgaGCTCGGCCCGGACGGCGGCTTCGAGGTCTACTTCCCGCGGGAGTGCGAGTTCCTGCTGGCGAAGCAGTGGCTGGTCAGGTACGACGCCCGCATCGCCGGCGCCGTCACCGCGGGCaggctggcggcgctggagggcgTCCACGTCAAGGTGCTCTTCCTGTGGCTCCCCGTCGCCGAGGTCGACCGCGCCGGCGACCGCCTCAGCTTCTACGTCGGCCCCGTCTCCACGTCCTTCCCGCTGAGCTCCTTCGCCAGCAGCCCGCACTGTCGCGGCTACGACGCCGTCGCCGCGGCCGTCTCGTGA
- the LOC119284743 gene encoding putative ribosomal large subunit pseudouridine synthase SVR1, chloroplastic isoform X3, which yields MALATAAAAAAISIHPFLSRPASVLRCGRRVPPLLLLRATSSASSASDFNITFAEPAPAPSKRSPGGPSAQPLVPWIARGADGKPSLHTSPPPDVLQAVAAAEAEAKRAAKRGQRQGPAADAPVASVRVKEKKASPTAPPKFSKAARRFYNENIKEHEPQRLAKVLAAAGVASRRTSEELIFQGKVTVNGSVCTAPQTKVDISKDSIYVNGNRISKKLPPKLYFAVNKPKGYICSSGEEKSVISLLDDYLKGWNKLQPGVPKPRLFTVGRLDVATTGLIIVTNDGEFAQKVSHPSSNITKEYVVTIDGAVHKKHLVAISGGTVIDGVKVVPDLVEPLDAQADTKRTRLKIVVHEGRNHEVRELVQNAGLKVYALKRVRIGRFRLPSDLGIGKMVELKEADIKALDGNS from the exons atggccctcgccaccgccgcggccgccgcggccATCTCCATCCACCCATTCCTCAGCCGCCCGGCCAGCGTGCTCCGGTGCGGCCGCCGCGTcccgccgctcctcctcctccgcgctacctcctcggcctcctccgccTCGGACTTCAACATCACCTTCGCGGAGCCCGCGCCCGCCCCGTCCAAGCGCTCGCCCGGCGGCCCGTCCGCGCAGCCGCTGGTTCCGTGGATCGCGCGCGGGGCCGACGGCAAGCCATCCCTCcacacctcgccgccgccggacgtcCTCCAGGCCGTCGCCGccgcggaggcggaggccaagaggGCCGCCAAGAGGGGCCAGAGGCAGGGCCCCGCCGCCGACGCCCCCGTCGCCAGCGTCAGGGTCAAGGAGAAGAAGGCCTCCCCGACCGCGCCGCCCAAGTTCTCCAAGGCGGCCAGAAGGTTCTACAACGAGAATATCAAGGAGCACGAGCCGCAGCGCCTCGCCAAGGTCCTCGCCGCCGCAGGAG TGGCCTCAAGAAGGACCAGCGAGGAGCTCATCTTCCAAGGGAAGGTGACTGTCAATGGTTCTGTCTGCACTGCTCCCCAG ACCAAAGTAGACATCTCAAAGGATTCTATCTACGTTAACGGGAATCGCATTTCCAAGAAGCTGCCTCCAAAGCTCTATTTTGCTGTGAACAAGCCAAAAGG GTATATTTGCTCGTCTGGTGAAGAGAAGTCTGTTATCTCCTTATTGGATGACTATTTGAAAGGATGG AACAAACTTCAGCCAGGAGTACCAAAACCCCGCTTGTTTACTGTGGGTCGTCTTGATGTTGCCACAACTGGTTTGATAATAGTTACAAATGATG GTGAATTTGCCCAGAAAGTCTCACACCCTTCTTCAAACATAACAAAGGA ATATGTAGTAACTATAGATGGAGCAGTGCACAAGAAACACCTTGTAGCTATCAGCGGAGGAACAGTAATTGATGGTGTTAAGGTTGTTCCTGATTTAGTAGAGCCACTGGATGCCCAAGCTGACACAAAAAGGACGCGACTTAAAATAGTG GTTCATGAAGGAAGAAACCACGAAGTTCGTGAACTTGTGCAGAATGCAGGACTAAAG GTCTACGCTTTGAAACGTGTTCGGATAGGCAGGTTCCGCCTCCCATCAGACCTGGG AATTGGGAAGATGGTTGAACTTAAAGAAGCTGACATCAAGGCACTAGATGGCAACAGCTAG